The proteins below are encoded in one region of Sedimentibacter sp. zth1:
- a CDS encoding cation:proton antiporter, with product MENKILIDVAILLFSGIVFGRLVKYIKLPNVTGYLIAGLLLGPSFLNIIPIDMVDNFSVISDIALGFIAFSIGSEFNLTYFKKVGIAPIIIAIMESSIAIVLVSVTLIVLGFDVKLSIMLGAIAAATAPAQTIMVVNQYKAKGSLTSMLMSVVAIDDATALIGFGCATTIVKMMSSNLDTNIVLSILSPIYEIVISFIIGFVASIIMKLMFRWFRKSSNRLCIIIAFILFTYWSANVLHGSPLLACMALGGVLVNIFKEIDSIVKITDSFSPPIFMIFFVISGAGFEISALQGIGVIGLVYVVMRVIGKCIGAWAGGKLAKQEDKICKYLGPTLMPQAGVALGLIVAAGNVIPEYAPQIRVVILCSTFIYSIIGPVVAKIALEKSGEIVINPNDN from the coding sequence TTGGAAAATAAAATACTTATAGACGTAGCAATATTACTATTTTCCGGAATTGTTTTTGGAAGGCTTGTTAAATATATTAAGCTTCCAAATGTAACAGGATATTTAATAGCAGGACTTTTATTAGGCCCATCATTTTTAAATATAATACCAATTGATATGGTAGACAACTTTTCCGTCATTTCTGATATTGCATTGGGTTTCATTGCTTTTTCAATTGGAAGCGAATTTAATTTAACTTATTTTAAAAAGGTTGGAATTGCACCTATTATCATAGCTATTATGGAATCTTCTATAGCAATTGTACTTGTATCAGTAACGTTAATTGTTTTGGGCTTCGATGTGAAACTTTCTATTATGTTAGGAGCTATTGCAGCTGCTACTGCACCTGCTCAAACAATAATGGTTGTTAATCAATATAAGGCAAAAGGTTCATTAACATCTATGCTTATGAGTGTTGTTGCAATTGATGATGCTACCGCACTTATTGGATTTGGATGCGCAACAACAATAGTTAAAATGATGTCTTCTAATCTTGATACAAATATTGTTTTATCAATATTAAGCCCTATTTATGAAATAGTTATATCATTTATAATAGGGTTTGTTGCAAGTATTATAATGAAGTTAATGTTTAGATGGTTTAGAAAGTCATCAAACAGATTGTGTATCATTATAGCTTTTATTTTATTCACTTATTGGTCAGCAAATGTATTACACGGATCACCTTTATTGGCTTGTATGGCTCTTGGTGGTGTGTTAGTAAATATTTTCAAAGAAATTGATAGTATTGTTAAGATAACGGATTCTTTTAGTCCACCAATTTTTATGATTTTCTTTGTTATTTCTGGAGCTGGTTTTGAAATCTCTGCTTTACAAGGAATTGGCGTAATAGGATTAGTATATGTTGTAATGCGTGTTATAGGAAAATGTATTGGTGCTTGGGCAGGAGGTAAACTTGCGAAACAGGAGGATAAAATATGTAAGTATTTAGGTCCTACTCTTATGCCACAGGCAGGAGTTGCATTGGGATTAATTGTAGCGGCAGGTAATGTTATTCCTGAATATGCACCTCAAATTCGTGTTGTTATATTATGCTCTACATTTATTTATTCAATTATTGGACCGGTTGTTGCAAAAATTGCTCTTGAAAAGTCTGGGGAAATTGTAATAAATCCAAACGATAATTAG
- a CDS encoding aminoglycoside adenylyltransferase domain-containing protein, which yields MKSAIEMTMNSIVNILSPNEISIYLFGSVCFDDFKLGWSNIDILCLTQYQISDEQAEKLVNLRQNLLKKEPDNKYYRLFEGGILTVNTFQTDKQKEKVVYWGTSGQRITEKYYFDVFSMFELLDSGMLIYGKDIRNGFNKPTYDELVNEVKRHLETIRKYAVSTDESLYSAGWMLDIARGIYTIRTGNVIAKTKAGEWALENELCPEIEVMEKVLCIRNEPMKYKNDKKIKEWLKSLGIHIQRFADVLENELK from the coding sequence ATGAAATCGGCTATTGAAATGACAATGAATAGTATAGTTAATATATTGAGTCCAAATGAGATAAGTATTTATTTATTCGGGTCTGTGTGTTTTGATGATTTTAAACTGGGATGGAGTAATATTGATATTTTATGTCTGACTCAATACCAAATTTCAGATGAACAGGCTGAAAAACTTGTAAATTTACGTCAAAATTTATTGAAAAAAGAACCGGATAATAAATATTATCGGTTATTTGAAGGTGGCATTTTAACAGTGAATACATTTCAAACTGATAAGCAAAAAGAAAAAGTTGTGTATTGGGGAACAAGTGGGCAAAGAATTACAGAAAAGTATTATTTTGATGTGTTTAGTATGTTTGAATTGTTGGATTCAGGGATGCTTATTTATGGGAAAGATATTAGAAATGGATTTAATAAACCAACTTACGATGAATTGGTAAATGAAGTAAAAAGGCACCTTGAGACAATAAGAAAATATGCTGTATCTACAGATGAAAGCCTATATTCTGCCGGTTGGATGTTAGATATAGCACGAGGTATATATACAATACGAACAGGGAATGTAATTGCAAAGACTAAAGCAGGTGAATGGGCACTTGAAAATGAATTATGCCCTGAAATAGAAGTAATGGAAAAAGTTCTATGCATTCGCAATGAGCCAATGAAATATAAGAATGATAAAAAAATTAAGGAATGGCTTAAATCTTTGGGTATACATATTCAGAGATTTGCAGATGTTCTGGAGAATGAACTCAAGTAG
- a CDS encoding GGDEF domain-containing protein: MIYLLIAYPVAMIERREYIPVAILFSIIVITVYIVIYQTVMKSVMIYNEQRDKELLETKLALQNSQLELKEIYYKMAYTDALTGLKNRASFEERKKILSINIENQDMIACLSMDLNNLKKSNDIYGHNKGDELIKTFSNILKLSFDDSQIIYRTGGDEFFIFFTEMSLEQIEKQIANLKREIIHNNKQNEIQISFAMGLAVMNEDQIKDIKSLIVFADKRMYENKKNMKLID; the protein is encoded by the coding sequence ATGATCTACTTACTTATTGCTTACCCCGTTGCTATGATAGAAAGAAGAGAATACATACCTGTTGCAATTCTTTTCAGTATTATTGTTATAACTGTTTATATAGTTATATATCAGACAGTAATGAAATCAGTCATGATTTATAATGAACAGCGGGATAAAGAGTTGCTTGAAACGAAATTAGCTCTTCAAAACAGTCAGCTTGAGCTCAAGGAAATATATTATAAAATGGCGTATACGGATGCTTTAACAGGTTTAAAAAACCGTGCATCTTTTGAAGAAAGGAAGAAGATCTTATCCATAAACATTGAGAATCAAGATATGATAGCTTGCCTCTCGATGGATTTGAATAATCTTAAAAAGTCTAATGATATTTATGGACATAATAAAGGTGATGAATTAATCAAAACTTTTTCTAATATCTTAAAACTTTCATTTGACGATTCGCAAATTATTTATAGAACAGGAGGTGATGAGTTTTTTATTTTTTTCACCGAAATGAGTTTAGAACAAATAGAAAAACAAATAGCAAATCTCAAGCGGGAGATTATACATAATAACAAACAAAATGAAATTCAAATAAGCTTTGCAATGGGTCTTGCAGTTATGAATGAAGATCAAATCAAAGATATAAAATCTTTGATAGTTTTTGCGGATAAAAGAATGTATGAAAACAAAAAGAACATGAAACTAATCGATTAG